ATTTTTACAAGTTGCATCTGGGGCAAACAGTCTAAATATTTCTTGGCGATTTAAAGTAACTGGACTACTTTTTGGTTGCAGTACGTGACCTGGACTTACTTTTTGAGCTTGCTCTGAATTGCTGGGGTAATACAGTTTTGTAGAGCCAATCAACATCCCAATACCTTTAGATGCGATCGCACTGTCACGAGCCATATAACGGTAGTAATCAATTACGGTGTCACTGAACGTAGAAATTAGCAGTACCTTATGACCTTGACTTACCAGTTCTCTTACTTTTTGCGTAACTTGCTTGCGTTTGTGGTCAACAAGAAATTCATCTACTAACAGGTTTTGAATCTGTTCTAGCTGATGTAAGTCGCCTTCACAATCAGTTAGCATTCGGTTATAAACTGATTGAGCGGTGATTGGGTCTTTTTGCAAGGCATCAGTAACTTTATTAATAGAACTAAGTAACTGCTGACGCTTTTGCTTTTCTTGTTCCGGCTCAGTTTCTTCGTTTTCATCTTCCTCCTCTTCATCTTCACCCCAACTTTCACGGTCGAAGTCATCTTGCTTATCTTTCTTATCTGATTCAAAATTGTAGTGAATCAGCAAAAATTCTTTCAGCCCATCGGCATCTGGAGAAACCGATTCTAGACGTTGCTGCATTTGCCTAATACGATTACCAAAGTTTTTAATAGTCCGATTGAGGGCATACATACTGGATTCAGCCCGTTGCAAGAAAAATCGGCGTTGGTTAGCTAGTAAGCTTCGCTGTTCAACATTACCTGTTAAATAGCGAATAGGGTCAGCAAAGGGAATGAAAAGACTGGTTTCAAACTGGGTAAAAATTTGGTCAAGTGCCTGTTCGGTACTGAGTTCAAAATGCACAGGTAGCCATTCTGCTATCCGTTTGGCATACAAGTTTAAATCTGGGGTGGCTTCTCGCAGCATTTGTCTAGTGCGCTGAAGAAACAGTTCCCGGTAGGTGCGGCGAAACAGTTCAGTATTATCTGTAAAATTTTCAACCCCAATTTCCCGGTTTTGAAACCATTGGGCAACTTCTGCGGGAAACTTTAAATCATTGAATCCTTCAGGACGACTGATAAAGGGCGAGAGAATGTTATAAATATCTTCCCGGCGATTGTTCCAAGGTGTAGCGGTTAACAGTAGAAAGTAACGCTGTCTGCCAGACTTGCGATCGCTTTCTTGAATTGATGCACAGGTTTTATGAATACGGTTTTTATAATTGCGAATGCCTTCGTGGGCTTCGTCGATGATAACTAGGTCAGGGCCACCGTAGCGATTGAAGTCTGCCAGGAAGTTACTACCTTTGCGGCTCATCAGGTTTTTATTGTAGAGTTCATAATCACCTGATTTAAACCCAAGTTCAGCCATTTCTCGTTCCCAGTTGGGGTAGAGTTTCTTAGCAGCGATGATCGCAATCTTAGCTTGACCGTTCTGCTGGCGATACAACCATGAGACAGTAGCCGCTAGCCGAGTTTTACCCAAACCTACGGCATCAGCACAGACGGCAACACCAAAATCTTGCATTACTCTTAGACAGTGTTGCGCTCCAGACTTTTGATGTTCAAATAAAATGCCTTGATTTAACAGTTCATCCAATAAATCACTACGTTCAACCCGGAACTGACGGGGGCGCTGCTGTGCCAACCAGTAGAGAAAATCGTTAGGTGTGCCGTGATTCCCTGCCAAAATGATTTCTACAGCTTGTTTAAACCCTTCTATCTCACTGAAATCTGGTATTTCTAGGGATTGGCTGACTGCTGGGGGATTTTCGGGTAAGTTGTGATAAGTGCCTTCGGTGGTTGTAACTTTGAATTCGGTTAACTTTGTCGGCGGATGTTCTGGGTCTACCTCAACTTGACCAATAATCCGTTCAGAATCTTGGCTATCAATGGTGATTTTAACCAATTCATCATTTACAACCTCAATGCTTTCTATTTTGTCTAAATTTTGACCTATGATTTCAACTTGGGTGGTTTCTCCAGGGGCAAACTCATCAGGATTGATAGATTCAATAACTGGTTCTTTTAACTGGGCACGGCGATCGCGTTCCGTCAACACCTGCTGTAAAAACTCTTGGGTTAAGTCAAAGGTGATGTCATCTCGCTGCCACTCAGCATCAAACTGACCAATACTTTCAAATATAGCTTCTGCATCTAAACGAGAATCCCAAGAGTAGAGAAAGGTTACACTCTCAGCATTTTTGGAATGTGCTGCACGAGTGAAATTATCTGAGCCTTCATGCAGAATGTGGTTTTCTAACTGGTCGCTCATGATGCCAGTTTTTTTGTGATAAATAGCTCGTCCTGATTCCATTTTGACGAGTTTAATTTGCAAAAAATTGAGGCGAACTAACTCTGCCAAAATTTCTGTACCACTAAAGGCACTATCTTCTAAACCCTTAAGGAATTCAGTTAGGGTAAGATGAGCAAATTGGGCGCGGTAATTAGGGTCTTGTAATTTCTCCAGTTCTTGGACATCCGCTTGCTTAGTGAATCCCTGCCAGTCCATCAATAAGCGAATTTGACCTTCAGTTTGCACAATTGAAGCAAGAGGTTCTTCATATAGTTTCAGCACACCACTATCAAAGTAAGCCGTAGAACGGCGATAAATTTGGGTGCGTTCTAGGGCAGAGCCGATGAAGACATTGTACTTATCTAGCTGATCAGGCAAATTGAATCTACGAAGACGACCTTTAATTTCTAAAAAGCTGCCTGCAAGTAAAGCTTTTTCTTTGGTTACACTTTCTTTATGAAGAAATTTTTCAATAACATTTAAATTACTAATTCGCAGCAAAGAGACACTAGGTACATTTCCATCTTTAATGGGAGTATATTCAAAAACCTTAGCGCTTTTTGGATCAATTCGTAGTATTCTGTAAGTCGCTTGTTTCCCACCAATACCTAAGAACTTCACAACTGTTTTTAACAGCCTGTCAGCATCGCGGTGCTTGAAGACGAGCCAGTATTGATTGTCAACACCTTTGATGGGATTACCTTGGAGTAGGTAGTAGGGGCGTTGTTTGCGAATTAGGTCTTGGATAAAGTTCTCAAGCATGGATTAGCATTTCTCGAAAATTAACGAAGTTAATATTGTCAAATATTGTCAAAGTCTAGGCTAATGTACTCAGGAAAATAAAGTTTATTATTAATTTTGATATTGAAAGCTTCTTCTACCCAATTCTGACAAGCTGTTTTAATTAACTTTCTAGCCTCATCAATAGGCATAGTGTCTTTGATATCTTTATTAGGTATAGCGTGTCTAGCTTCATCTCCAGCTTCAATAGAGAAGTTAGCTGTTCCAGTAAACTTGTTCCAATTTTTTTTCGATGTAATTTGAGCTAATTTTTGTTCACCTAATTTTTTTTTTAAGATTTCATAAATTTTGTATAAATCCATCCATTGTATATTTTTATGACTTCTGCCCATTAATCGGAGAACCTTATGATAGTTATCATGCTCATGTCTTCCTTTCATTAAAATATCAATATGGCTGCGAAATTGAGCATAAAAAGCAATATCTGATTTTTGCTTATAGTAAATATTAGGACGAATAGAACCGGGGATAAATTTCGTAAAAGTTAAGTTCAATAAATAACAAACGCCATTGAATATTACCAACAATTCTTTTGCTTTATCTAAAGCTTCTGATTCTTGTTCTACAGAATTTAATAAACTGGAAGTAAAATAGTAAAAAGGGTGTTCTGAGAGGTTATAATCTACAATTATTCTACCTTCATCACTTCCATAGTTTGGAAATTGAGTGAAAGAATCTAATAAACTACCATTACCATAAATATCCAATAGCCATTTATACATTAAAATCTTCTCCTAATAAATGGGGAAACTAGGAATTGCGTCATCAATTAACTGCATTAACTTAATAGTCTCTTTGAGTGCAATAATTACACGCTGATAATGTTGAATATCATCATCGTTTAGGGTGCGCCCTTTGCGGTCTTTAAGCCATTTTTGGCAGACTTGATAACCACCTACGTAAAAGTTCCAAACTTCTTCTGGTATGCCTGTAAATTTATCTCCTTTTTTGTTGATTATGACAGCACCATTAGTATATTTTGGGTGTCCTGCATCAACTATTTTATTACCACCATTTCCTGTAAATTGCGTGATAATTTTGTTTAATTTAGGTGACTTCATTAAGTGAAGCGCTACTAATTCTTCACCGTATGTTGCTAGTTGGGTGAAGATTTTATTGTCGCTGGTGAGAGGTACGCGGGGAAAGTCGATTTTGAGGAATTCGGCGTAACGGTTGCGGTAGGTGGGAGAGTGGAAGATAGCGTAGATGTAGTAAAAGATTGCTTCTGGAGTGGGGGTGTAGCCGAGGTTTAATTCTATTTTTTTAAGGAAGTATTCAGAAAAGTTAGGGCGTTTTTCTTGTTGAAGTTGTTGGGGTTTATTTGTGTCGGGGTAGAGATAAAGAGGAAATATTGAAGCTGCACCTCTTGAACAAGCAAAACTTCTATCAATAGCTGGAATTTCAGACACAAGTACATGAGAATATGTAACTTTATCTTGCATTTGTCTAATAGCTAGTAAACACAAATTATCTTTACCAGCAACATGATTAATTAACTCGCGTCTAGGACGATCTATTATAGTTGTACTATAATAACAAAAACGCCAATCAAAAGGACGATACAAGCAATTAATTATTTTATCTTCCCATTTATAATCATCTTTAATAACTTGACGGACATCTTTTATTTGCCAATCGTTATTTTCTTGTAAATCATATTTTCTGACATAATCTTGATTAGAAATATTTTCATCTCGGATTTCTACAATACGTTTATAAATTTCTTCTCTTTCAAAATCAATAGCAAAATTATCTCTATGAGTTTGAAAGCCTAAAACATTAACAGGCAGAATATCATTAATTTTAAAATACTGCTCATATTCTGCAAATAAATCTGTATTTTGAGGAATTAATAAATAAAACTCAGATTGTGGTTTTACTTCCTTAAAATTAGTAGTATTAACTGTATTTTCAGCCAATACATTATATTTATATTTCCTTAAACCGTATAAATGAGAATGATTAATATATTTGTCTTTTCCCTTAATAGCTAAAGTAATACTTACGCCTTGTTGAATATCAAAAACATTTTCATCTTTACTTCCATCAAAGTCAGTTTCTTTTTTCTTGCTATTTCCATGCAAATCATAAATATAAATCCCGTCGAAACTATTAATTAAATGCTGACGCATTCCCCTAAAAGTGGGATTATCTAAGAAACCGTGATTACTAATAAAAGCTAAAATACCTTGACCTGATTTATCAATTCGCCATTGTGCAAATCTAATAAATTTAACATAATCATCTTGTAACCATTTAGAATTTTTTTCACCCAATGGTTTCCCATCTACAAAGTAATAATTATTAACTAATTCCTTAATCCAAGGATTATTATTTTCAGAATGCCCCGAATAAGGAGGATTACCAATTACTACCATAATAGGCTCTTGTTTTTTAATTCTAGAACCTGCTCTAGCTTCTTCAGCAATTAACTTTTCCATTTGAGGGATATTCAAAGTTAACTGCTGTGTTTCTTCCCTTGATGTAATATCTTCTAAAGTATTAATTAAATAAATTTCTAATCGGTTACTACTATCAACTTGATACCCAGTCTCTTCTAAAAATAGCCCTATTTTCAAATGTGCGATTGCATAGGGAGACATCAACAACTCAAAACCAAATATTCTAGGTAATAACCGTTGTTTAACATAACCAGACCAAGACTTATCATCTAAGCCGTCTGTGAGTGCTTCTGGTGACTCCTGAAACCGTTGATATATGAGTTTACAAATCCATAATAAAAACGTACCAGTACCACAAGCAGGGTCAAGAATCATCACCTCTGGATCAGCCAAACCCAAAGGTTTATTAAACTTTTCCTTCACTAAAATATCCACAGAACGCACCATGTAAGACACCACAGGCTCAGGTGTATAATAAACACCCCGACGTTCTCGCATTTGTGGTTTATATGCTGCTAAGAAATCTTCATAGAACCGAATAATAATATCTTCCTGTCCAATCTTCTTCTCAAAATCCGACAAAATTGCATCCATCTTGGTGGCGCGGAGAATACCAAAGATATCTGCGATCGCACCTATCAACTCATCCCCCAATTCTTCAGCTTTCCGCTCAGATACATCTTTAAACAGCTTGCGGAGAAATGGGTTAGTTTCTGGTAACTGATGCCAAGCTGATTCGCGGTCAAAATGCGTTTCCTTCTCGCGTCCCTCGCGCTTATCCTTTACATAGCTGAATACCTTTGCTGTAAACAGTGCATAAGCAATGGTTTGGGCGTAGATATCGGCAAAACTGTAATCCTTCTCATTATCTGAAGTCAATTGCAGTGTGGGCAGTAGCTCCCGTTGAAAACTCTTCAATAGGTTGTGTAAATACCCATCAGCTTTTTCTTTTTTATAGA
This genomic stretch from Nostoc sp. 'Lobaria pulmonaria (5183) cyanobiont' harbors:
- a CDS encoding helicase-related protein, which produces MLENFIQDLIRKQRPYYLLQGNPIKGVDNQYWLVFKHRDADRLLKTVVKFLGIGGKQATYRILRIDPKSAKVFEYTPIKDGNVPSVSLLRISNLNVIEKFLHKESVTKEKALLAGSFLEIKGRLRRFNLPDQLDKYNVFIGSALERTQIYRRSTAYFDSGVLKLYEEPLASIVQTEGQIRLLMDWQGFTKQADVQELEKLQDPNYRAQFAHLTLTEFLKGLEDSAFSGTEILAELVRLNFLQIKLVKMESGRAIYHKKTGIMSDQLENHILHEGSDNFTRAAHSKNAESVTFLYSWDSRLDAEAIFESIGQFDAEWQRDDITFDLTQEFLQQVLTERDRRAQLKEPVIESINPDEFAPGETTQVEIIGQNLDKIESIEVVNDELVKITIDSQDSERIIGQVEVDPEHPPTKLTEFKVTTTEGTYHNLPENPPAVSQSLEIPDFSEIEGFKQAVEIILAGNHGTPNDFLYWLAQQRPRQFRVERSDLLDELLNQGILFEHQKSGAQHCLRVMQDFGVAVCADAVGLGKTRLAATVSWLYRQQNGQAKIAIIAAKKLYPNWEREMAELGFKSGDYELYNKNLMSRKGSNFLADFNRYGGPDLVIIDEAHEGIRNYKNRIHKTCASIQESDRKSGRQRYFLLLTATPWNNRREDIYNILSPFISRPEGFNDLKFPAEVAQWFQNREIGVENFTDNTELFRRTYRELFLQRTRQMLREATPDLNLYAKRIAEWLPVHFELSTEQALDQIFTQFETSLFIPFADPIRYLTGNVEQRSLLANQRRFFLQRAESSMYALNRTIKNFGNRIRQMQQRLESVSPDADGLKEFLLIHYNFESDKKDKQDDFDRESWGEDEEEEDENEETEPEQEKQKRQQLLSSINKVTDALQKDPITAQSVYNRMLTDCEGDLHQLEQIQNLLVDEFLVDHKRKQVTQKVRELVSQGHKVLLISTFSDTVIDYYRYMARDSAIASKGIGMLIGSTKLYYPSNSEQAQKVSPGHVLQPKSSPVTLNRQEIFRLFAPDATCKNLTERPKPEEEIAVLIGSETLSVGQNLQDADYLINIDLPWNPMILEQRIGRIDRPKQHKAKNIYVYYANSESQLLRQASRLSNLHKKLVGDLAQKDGDIASIEPNPNIPTISSVNTLGASIYGDTLFDDEILPGYIDFLQSLVKARKMEQGNLQEDAYKKQETNRDLYTQNEILHSEELSELLKKLGEDYQANPIAVGRTNELDEPTGLVALTVQYFGPNGEPITDKQQTLFWNDRIGEKDGYGLAIATAIKTPVASNIFSTKYLLSCAQSIYNELVKLKQQRSAELEQPETLENISVTSERITQIQRRLSMFDSLPEGLDRAAVRGTLKKLNSWRENKSVQKLLKEYTDGNKAGLDNEDFVIQLVEDTDRLNLILDEGIKSTSIKVYLAALLLRA
- a CDS encoding type ISP restriction/modification enzyme, coding for MVFTKEQLQDVIGGTDINRLEALRQMLGYPVKERDPQGSRFWYLRPGTDESEAEETCPIAVGFYEELSGATDQEIKRFLTSKEQQQEIYGHYTNRVAEQQPVMYLLLPTKEATGRVPLVLPSEGGLRQRQIQTFDWNEPQLIARLKRLKQGELPIAAKGLSSVPLVEWVFYEPIKTAKELAQLLAEAARRIEQAIPSVYKKEKADGYLHNLLKSFQRELLPTLQLTSDNEKDYSFADIYAQTIAYALFTAKVFSYVKDKREGREKETHFDRESAWHQLPETNPFLRKLFKDVSERKAEELGDELIGAIADIFGILRATKMDAILSDFEKKIGQEDIIIRFYEDFLAAYKPQMRERRGVYYTPEPVVSYMVRSVDILVKEKFNKPLGLADPEVMILDPACGTGTFLLWICKLIYQRFQESPEALTDGLDDKSWSGYVKQRLLPRIFGFELLMSPYAIAHLKIGLFLEETGYQVDSSNRLEIYLINTLEDITSREETQQLTLNIPQMEKLIAEEARAGSRIKKQEPIMVVIGNPPYSGHSENNNPWIKELVNNYYFVDGKPLGEKNSKWLQDDYVKFIRFAQWRIDKSGQGILAFISNHGFLDNPTFRGMRQHLINSFDGIYIYDLHGNSKKKETDFDGSKDENVFDIQQGVSITLAIKGKDKYINHSHLYGLRKYKYNVLAENTVNTTNFKEVKPQSEFYLLIPQNTDLFAEYEQYFKINDILPVNVLGFQTHRDNFAIDFEREEIYKRIVEIRDENISNQDYVRKYDLQENNDWQIKDVRQVIKDDYKWEDKIINCLYRPFDWRFCYYSTTIIDRPRRELINHVAGKDNLCLLAIRQMQDKVTYSHVLVSEIPAIDRSFACSRGAASIFPLYLYPDTNKPQQLQQEKRPNFSEYFLKKIELNLGYTPTPEAIFYYIYAIFHSPTYRNRYAEFLKIDFPRVPLTSDNKIFTQLATYGEELVALHLMKSPKLNKIITQFTGNGGNKIVDAGHPKYTNGAVIINKKGDKFTGIPEEVWNFYVGGYQVCQKWLKDRKGRTLNDDDIQHYQRVIIALKETIKLMQLIDDAIPSFPIY